In Janthinobacterium sp. J1-1, a single genomic region encodes these proteins:
- a CDS encoding RNA pyrophosphohydrolase has translation MLDREGFRPNVGIILLNAQNEVWWGKRVREHSWQFPQGGIKYGETPEQAMFRELEEEIGLRQEHVKIVGRTRDWLRYEVPDHFIKREIRGHYRGQKQIWFLLRMCARDNDVNLRLTDHPEFDAWRWHEYWVPLDVVIEFKRDVYQRALQELSRFLTWPVHGNTQQPHRHTSRYLRQPHAPRAQEAGAPAKAGEDGNRDNYTPELILPGKT, from the coding sequence ATGCTCGACCGTGAAGGGTTTCGGCCCAACGTCGGCATCATCCTGCTAAACGCCCAGAACGAGGTGTGGTGGGGCAAGCGGGTGCGCGAGCACTCATGGCAGTTTCCGCAAGGCGGTATCAAATATGGCGAAACACCGGAACAAGCCATGTTTCGCGAACTTGAAGAGGAAATCGGACTCAGACAGGAACACGTCAAAATTGTCGGCCGCACCCGCGACTGGCTGCGCTATGAAGTGCCGGATCACTTCATCAAGCGCGAGATTCGTGGCCATTACCGTGGCCAGAAGCAGATTTGGTTTCTGCTGAGAATGTGCGCGCGCGATAACGACGTCAATCTGCGCCTGACCGACCATCCCGAGTTCGACGCCTGGCGCTGGCATGAGTACTGGGTTCCGCTCGATGTCGTGATTGAATTCAAGCGTGATGTCTACCAGCGCGCCTTGCAGGAGCTGTCCCGTTTCCTGACCTGGCCCGTGCATGGCAACACGCAGCAGCCGCACCGCCATACCTCGCGCTATTTGCGCCAGCCCCATGCGCCCCGTGCGCAAGAGGCCGGGGCACCGGCCAAGGCCGGCGAGGATGGTAATCGTGACAACTACACGCCGGAATTGATACTGCCGGGCAAAACGTAG
- a CDS encoding VOC family protein, whose translation MLDHVFISVADFDRSIAFYSAVFDPLGITSRVDYDGKDGPPGHPDLKGFGANGRIFFWLRQGLADARAAHVGFVAKSCAEVDAAYAAAMKAGATDNGAPGARLYYDPRYYAASFFDPDGYSIEIVYKSWQHPQ comes from the coding sequence ATGCTCGACCATGTCTTTATCAGCGTTGCGGATTTCGACCGCTCCATCGCGTTCTACAGTGCCGTGTTCGATCCGCTCGGCATCACCAGCCGGGTCGACTACGACGGCAAGGATGGCCCGCCCGGCCATCCCGACCTGAAAGGTTTCGGCGCCAACGGCCGCATCTTTTTCTGGCTGCGGCAGGGATTGGCCGATGCGCGCGCGGCCCATGTCGGCTTCGTGGCCAAAAGCTGCGCCGAGGTCGATGCGGCCTACGCGGCGGCGATGAAAGCGGGCGCCACCGACAATGGCGCACCGGGCGCGCGCCTGTATTACGACCCGCGCTACTATGCCGCCAGCTTCTTTGATCCCGATGGCTACAGCATTGAAATCGTCTATAAAAGCTGGCAGCATCCGCAATAG
- a CDS encoding FecR domain-containing protein — MPAISEAVAQQAADWLTVLMSDEAGEKERRDWMRWREMDPEHARAWAHIEAFSQRFGSVHKGAAVQALAGAARRPASGKRRQLLAWLGVAGGAGLLAAQGGARDGARTLLADYRTTTGERRDIALADGGMVSLNTASAVNLRFDGRQRRIELLAGEIMIVSGHGAGSDRVGNDAPLVVATREGLVRALGTRFSVRQLDGESRVAVFESAVEIRPLDGAGAPLLLPAGRSATFTRQHAAAPQAVEAYADAWSRGQMIVDDVTLGEFLADLSRYRPGLIHCAPEVVRLRLSGVFPLFDTERILNMLPNSLPVQVRSRTRYWVSVEPAP; from the coding sequence GTGCCAGCTATCAGCGAAGCCGTGGCGCAGCAGGCGGCCGACTGGCTGACCGTGCTGATGTCGGACGAGGCGGGCGAGAAGGAACGCCGCGACTGGATGCGCTGGCGCGAGATGGATCCTGAGCATGCCCGGGCCTGGGCCCATATCGAAGCGTTTTCGCAGCGCTTTGGCAGCGTGCACAAGGGCGCCGCCGTGCAGGCGCTGGCTGGCGCGGCCAGGCGCCCGGCCAGCGGCAAGCGCCGCCAGTTGCTGGCCTGGCTGGGCGTGGCCGGCGGCGCCGGCCTGCTGGCCGCGCAGGGCGGCGCCCGCGATGGCGCGCGCACCCTGCTTGCCGACTATCGCACGACCACCGGCGAGCGGCGCGACATTGCGCTGGCCGACGGTGGCATGGTCAGCCTGAATACGGCGTCGGCCGTCAACCTGCGCTTCGATGGCCGGCAGCGACGGATCGAACTGCTGGCCGGCGAAATCATGATCGTCAGCGGCCATGGCGCCGGCAGCGATCGGGTTGGCAACGATGCGCCGCTGGTGGTGGCCACCCGCGAAGGCCTGGTGCGCGCGCTCGGTACCCGCTTTTCCGTGCGCCAGCTCGATGGCGAGAGCCGCGTGGCCGTGTTTGAAAGCGCGGTCGAGATCCGGCCGCTCGATGGCGCTGGCGCCCCCTTGCTGCTGCCCGCCGGGCGCAGCGCGACGTTTACGCGCCAGCACGCCGCTGCGCCGCAAGCCGTCGAGGCCTATGCGGACGCCTGGTCGCGCGGGCAGATGATCGTCGACGACGTGACCCTGGGCGAATTCCTGGCCGACCTGTCGCGCTACCGCCCCGGCCTGATCCACTGCGCGCCGGAAGTGGTCCGGCTGCGCCTGTCGGGCGTGTTTCCGCTGTTCGATACGGAGCGCATCCTCAACATGCTGCCCAATTCGCTGCCGGTGCAGGTGCGCAGCCGCACGCGCTACTGGGTTTCGGTCGAGCCGGCGCCATAG
- the ffh gene encoding signal recognition particle protein: MLDNLTQRLAKVVKTMRGEARLTEANTAEMLREVRLALLEADVALPAVREFIARVKEKSMGEEVISSLSPGQALVGVVQRELAAIMGADLGPEASQISFAQQPPAIILMAGLQGVGKTTTVGKLAKYLKEEKKKKVLTVSADVYRPAAIAQLQSVTSQVGADFFPSTATDKPVDIALAALDWAKKHYHDVLIIDTAGRLGIDEEMMREIAAVHAAVKPIETLFVVDAMLGQDAINTAKAFNDALPLTGIVLTKLDGDARGGAALSVRHITGKPIKFAGVSEKLDGLEAFDPTRMANRILGMGDILALVEEARKGVDSKAAADLAQKMKVGGKFDMNDFKAQLGQMKKMGGMANLMDKLPAQFQQAAGGKNMDQADKQVRRMCGIIDSMTPQERAKPELIKATRKRRIAAGAGVQVQEVNRMLNQFEQMQTMMKKLSGGGMMKMMRSMKGMMPGLK, from the coding sequence ATGCTAGATAATCTTACCCAACGGCTTGCCAAAGTCGTCAAGACCATGCGCGGCGAGGCGCGCCTGACCGAAGCCAATACCGCCGAAATGCTGCGCGAAGTGCGCCTGGCGCTGCTCGAGGCCGACGTCGCGCTGCCCGCCGTGCGCGAATTCATCGCCCGCGTCAAGGAAAAATCCATGGGCGAGGAAGTCATTTCCTCGCTGTCGCCGGGCCAGGCCCTGGTCGGCGTGGTGCAGCGCGAGCTGGCCGCCATCATGGGCGCCGACCTCGGCCCCGAAGCGTCGCAGATCAGCTTTGCGCAGCAGCCGCCCGCCATCATCCTGATGGCCGGTCTGCAGGGTGTGGGTAAAACCACCACCGTCGGCAAGCTGGCGAAATACCTGAAGGAAGAAAAGAAGAAGAAAGTGCTGACCGTCTCGGCCGACGTGTACCGGCCTGCCGCGATCGCCCAGCTGCAATCGGTGACCAGCCAGGTCGGCGCCGACTTCTTCCCGTCCACCGCCACCGACAAGCCGGTCGATATCGCCCTGGCCGCGCTGGACTGGGCGAAAAAGCACTATCACGATGTGCTGATCATCGATACGGCCGGCCGTCTCGGTATCGACGAAGAGATGATGCGCGAAATCGCCGCTGTCCATGCGGCCGTGAAACCGATCGAAACCCTGTTCGTGGTTGACGCCATGCTGGGCCAGGACGCCATCAACACGGCCAAGGCCTTCAACGACGCGCTGCCGCTGACCGGTATCGTGCTGACCAAGCTCGATGGCGATGCGCGCGGCGGTGCGGCCCTGTCGGTGCGCCATATCACGGGCAAGCCGATCAAGTTTGCCGGCGTCTCGGAAAAACTGGACGGCCTGGAAGCGTTCGACCCGACCCGCATGGCCAACCGCATCCTGGGCATGGGCGACATCCTGGCGCTGGTCGAAGAAGCGCGCAAGGGCGTCGACAGCAAGGCGGCGGCCGACCTGGCGCAGAAGATGAAGGTCGGCGGCAAGTTCGACATGAACGACTTCAAGGCGCAACTGGGTCAAATGAAGAAAATGGGCGGCATGGCCAACCTGATGGACAAGCTGCCAGCCCAGTTCCAGCAGGCCGCCGGCGGCAAGAACATGGACCAGGCGGACAAGCAGGTGCGCCGCATGTGCGGCATCATCGACTCGATGACGCCGCAGGAGCGCGCCAAGCCTGAACTGATCAAGGCCACCCGCAAGCGCCGCATCGCGGCCGGCGCCGGCGTGCAGGTGCAGGAAGTCAATCGCATGCTGAACCAGTTCGAGCAGATGCAGACGATGATGAAAAAACTGTCGGGCGGCGGCATGATGAAGATGATGCGCAGTATGAAAGGCATGATGCCCGGCCTGAAGTAA
- a CDS encoding proline--tRNA ligase, giving the protein MRASRFFISTLKDAPSDAEIVSHQLMMRAGMIKRLGSGIYTYMPMGLRVIRKVEAIVREEMNQAAAIELLMPLVQPAELWQETGRWDKMGAELMRVKDRHGREYAIQPTSEEVITDVVRTEIKSYRQLPLNFYHIQTKFRDERRPRFGLMRGREFTMKDAYSFDRDLAGMQASYKVMFDAYTRIFTRFGLKFRAVAADNGAIGGSGSHEFHVIAHTGEDALVYCPTSDYAANMEAAEALPLTGERPAATQALTKTATPGTVKCETVAALLGLDLAQTVKTIALTAETEKDGKVTKQHFVLLLRGDHELNEIKVGKVAGLAGHRFTTEEELLEVYGSIPGYLGPIGTKLPVTVVADRTVAQMSDFVCGANEADFHYTGANWGRDLPEPAIVADLRNVVAGDASPDGKGVLAIERGIEVGHVFQLGTAYSESMKATFLDENGKPAPLQMGCYGIGITRILGAAIEQNFDDKGIIWPASIAPFEVVLCPMGMDRSELVKEQTEQLYAALQGAGVDVILDDRGQRPGAMFADWELIGVPHRIVIGERGLKEGKLEYQGRRDAEATGVAPSDIVAFIQAKMAQ; this is encoded by the coding sequence ATGCGCGCCTCCCGTTTTTTTATCTCGACACTCAAAGATGCCCCTTCTGACGCGGAAATCGTCAGCCACCAATTGATGATGCGTGCAGGCATGATCAAACGCCTCGGTTCCGGCATCTATACCTACATGCCGATGGGCCTGCGCGTGATCCGCAAAGTGGAAGCCATCGTGCGCGAGGAGATGAACCAGGCCGCCGCCATCGAGCTGCTGATGCCGCTCGTGCAGCCGGCCGAACTGTGGCAGGAGACGGGCCGCTGGGACAAGATGGGCGCCGAACTGATGCGCGTGAAAGACCGCCATGGCCGCGAATACGCGATCCAGCCGACCTCGGAAGAAGTCATCACCGACGTGGTGCGCACGGAAATCAAGTCCTATCGCCAGCTGCCACTCAATTTTTATCATATCCAGACCAAGTTCCGCGACGAGCGCCGTCCGCGCTTCGGCCTGATGCGCGGCCGCGAATTCACCATGAAGGACGCCTACTCGTTCGACCGCGACCTGGCCGGCATGCAGGCCTCGTACAAGGTCATGTTCGACGCCTATACGCGCATCTTCACGCGCTTCGGCCTGAAGTTCCGCGCGGTGGCGGCCGACAACGGCGCCATCGGCGGCTCCGGTTCGCATGAATTCCACGTGATCGCCCATACCGGCGAAGACGCCCTGGTGTATTGCCCGACCTCCGATTATGCGGCCAATATGGAAGCGGCCGAAGCGCTGCCGTTGACGGGCGAGCGCCCGGCCGCCACCCAGGCACTGACGAAAACGGCGACCCCGGGCACCGTCAAGTGCGAAACCGTGGCCGCCTTGCTGGGCCTGGACCTGGCGCAAACCGTGAAAACCATCGCCCTGACGGCCGAAACGGAAAAAGACGGCAAGGTCACGAAACAGCATTTCGTGCTGCTGCTGCGCGGCGACCATGAGCTGAACGAGATCAAGGTTGGCAAGGTCGCCGGCCTGGCCGGGCACCGCTTCACGACGGAAGAAGAGCTGCTGGAAGTGTATGGCTCGATCCCTGGCTACCTGGGCCCGATCGGCACCAAACTGCCGGTGACCGTGGTGGCCGACCGCACCGTCGCCCAGATGAGCGATTTTGTCTGCGGCGCGAATGAAGCCGATTTCCACTACACGGGCGCCAACTGGGGCCGCGACCTGCCGGAACCCGCCATCGTGGCCGACCTGCGCAACGTGGTCGCCGGCGACGCCTCGCCGGACGGCAAGGGCGTGCTGGCGATCGAGCGCGGCATCGAAGTCGGTCACGTGTTCCAGCTGGGCACGGCCTACTCGGAAAGCATGAAAGCCACCTTCCTCGACGAAAACGGCAAGCCTGCGCCGCTGCAGATGGGCTGCTATGGCATCGGCATCACGCGTATCCTGGGCGCCGCCATCGAACAGAACTTCGATGACAAGGGCATTATCTGGCCGGCCTCGATCGCGCCATTCGAAGTGGTGCTGTGCCCGATGGGCATGGACCGCAGTGAACTGGTCAAGGAACAGACGGAGCAGCTCTACGCGGCCCTGCAAGGCGCTGGCGTCGACGTCATCCTCGATGACCGTGGACAGCGCCCTGGCGCCATGTTCGCCGACTGGGAGCTGATCGGCGTGCCGCACCGCATCGTGATCGGCGAGCGTGGCCTGAAAGAAGGCAAGCTGGAATACCAGGGCCGCCGCGATGCGGAAGCCACCGGCGTGGCACCAAGCGACATCGTCGCCTTTATCCAGGCCAAAATGGCGCAGTGA
- a CDS encoding AraC family transcriptional regulator — MDTQLNELRTLAARAQNRLTETGIPRVAMVQGAIPEHELAAVYQPMVNLILQGSKSMTVGERVLHYCPANYFVMSVDLPAIGTIWPAATGEPYLAVALTLDPAIIAGLLADLAENLPEPARTERAVAGFSVAAVTEELMDAWVRMLRLMDKPLDIAALAPAYEREILYRVLQGPHGAMLREIATPDTAMARVSRAITVIRRDFDQPLPVETLAEQAMMSVSAFHRHFKAVTAMSPLQYQKRIRLLRARTLLTAAGKSVTAAAFDVGYESATQFSREYAREFGLPPARDAARIVAGFRIA; from the coding sequence ATGGATACGCAATTGAACGAACTCAGGACCCTGGCCGCCAGGGCGCAGAACCGGCTGACGGAAACCGGCATCCCGCGCGTGGCCATGGTGCAGGGCGCCATCCCCGAACATGAGCTGGCGGCCGTGTATCAACCGATGGTCAACCTGATCCTGCAAGGCAGCAAGTCGATGACGGTCGGTGAAAGAGTGCTGCACTACTGCCCCGCGAATTATTTCGTGATGTCGGTCGATTTGCCGGCCATCGGCACCATCTGGCCGGCCGCCACGGGTGAACCCTACCTGGCCGTGGCGCTGACGCTCGATCCCGCCATCATTGCCGGCCTGCTGGCTGATCTGGCCGAAAACTTGCCTGAACCTGCCCGGACGGAACGCGCGGTGGCCGGATTTTCGGTGGCGGCGGTGACCGAAGAACTGATGGACGCCTGGGTGCGCATGCTGCGCCTGATGGACAAGCCCTTGGATATCGCCGCGCTGGCACCGGCCTATGAGCGCGAAATCCTGTACCGGGTGCTGCAAGGGCCGCATGGCGCCATGCTGCGCGAGATCGCCACGCCCGACACGGCGATGGCCCGCGTGAGCCGCGCGATTACCGTGATCCGGCGCGACTTCGACCAGCCGCTGCCGGTGGAAACACTGGCCGAACAGGCCATGATGAGCGTGTCGGCCTTCCACCGCCACTTCAAGGCCGTCACCGCCATGAGCCCCTTGCAGTACCAGAAACGCATCCGGCTGCTGCGCGCGCGCACCCTGCTGACGGCCGCCGGCAAGAGCGTCACGGCCGCCGCGTTCGATGTGGGCTATGAAAGCGCGACCCAGTTCAGCCGCGAATATGCGCGGGAGTTTGGCCTGCCGCCGGCGCGCGACGCGGCGCGCATCGTGGCCGGCTTCCGGATTGCATAG
- the mqo gene encoding malate dehydrogenase (quinone) yields the protein MRKSLLVLMSCLILAACDKTPPASTDKPLDVLLVGAGTMSATLGSMLKELDPSLTMEMVERMDSVSAESSDAMNNAGTGHSAFAELNYTPEAADGSIETKKAVAINEQFEVSKQFWAYQVASKHLGAPQTFINNVPHMSFVWGDDNIAFLKKRYAALQKENLFKGMLFSEDFNQIEQWAPLVMQGRDKNQKVAATRMDIGTDVNFGNLTRGLVKYLTDSHGMTLHLRHQVEDIKRGADGVWNVTVKNLADGTEKNVRAKFVFIGAGGGSLPLLEKSGIPEAKGFGGVPVGGQWLVTTNPALVEAHAAKVYGKASVGSPPMSVPHLDTRIIDGKKALLFGPFATFSTKFLKNGSWIDLPASIGTGNIKPMFQAGYDNIPLTKYLVQQVMNSPEDRLATLREYLPNAKMEDWTLQNAGQRVQIVKDDPVKGGLLQFGTEVVGAADGSIVALLGASPGASTAPPIMIKVLQTAFKDRLATPQWQAKMLEMVPSYGQKLNGDPALANKIRHYSSDILGLKAFTLDVPAAAPAPAVAAAN from the coding sequence ATGCGTAAATCGCTATTAGTTTTGATGTCGTGCCTGATCCTGGCGGCATGTGACAAGACGCCGCCGGCGTCGACGGACAAGCCGCTCGACGTGCTGCTGGTGGGCGCCGGCACCATGAGCGCCACCCTGGGCAGCATGCTCAAGGAACTCGATCCGTCGCTGACGATGGAAATGGTCGAACGCATGGATTCCGTGTCGGCCGAAAGCTCGGACGCGATGAACAATGCGGGCACCGGCCACTCGGCATTCGCCGAACTGAACTACACCCCGGAAGCGGCTGACGGCAGCATCGAAACCAAGAAAGCCGTTGCCATCAACGAGCAGTTCGAAGTGTCGAAGCAGTTCTGGGCCTACCAGGTCGCCAGCAAGCACCTGGGCGCGCCGCAGACCTTCATCAACAATGTGCCGCACATGAGCTTTGTGTGGGGCGACGACAATATCGCGTTCCTGAAGAAGCGCTATGCCGCGCTGCAGAAGGAAAACCTGTTCAAGGGCATGCTGTTCTCGGAAGATTTCAACCAGATCGAACAGTGGGCGCCACTGGTCATGCAAGGCCGTGACAAGAACCAGAAAGTGGCGGCGACCCGCATGGACATCGGTACCGACGTCAATTTCGGCAACCTGACGCGTGGCCTGGTGAAATACCTGACCGACAGCCATGGCATGACCCTGCACCTGCGTCACCAGGTGGAAGACATCAAGCGCGGCGCCGATGGCGTGTGGAACGTCACCGTCAAGAACCTGGCCGATGGCACTGAAAAGAATGTGCGCGCCAAGTTCGTGTTTATCGGCGCCGGCGGCGGTTCGCTGCCATTGCTGGAAAAATCGGGTATTCCTGAAGCCAAGGGCTTCGGCGGCGTGCCGGTCGGCGGCCAATGGCTGGTGACCACCAATCCGGCCCTGGTCGAAGCCCATGCGGCCAAGGTCTACGGCAAAGCCTCGGTCGGTTCGCCGCCGATGTCGGTGCCGCACCTGGACACCCGCATTATCGATGGCAAGAAAGCGCTGCTGTTTGGCCCGTTCGCCACCTTCTCGACCAAGTTCCTGAAAAACGGTTCGTGGATCGACCTGCCGGCGTCTATCGGCACCGGCAACATCAAGCCGATGTTCCAGGCCGGCTACGACAATATCCCGCTGACCAAATACCTGGTGCAGCAAGTGATGAACTCGCCGGAAGACCGCCTGGCCACCTTGCGCGAATACCTGCCAAACGCCAAGATGGAAGACTGGACCCTGCAGAACGCCGGCCAGCGCGTGCAGATCGTCAAGGATGATCCTGTAAAAGGTGGCTTGCTGCAGTTCGGCACCGAAGTCGTCGGCGCCGCCGATGGCAGCATCGTGGCCCTGCTGGGTGCCTCGCCAGGCGCCTCGACCGCGCCGCCGATCATGATCAAGGTGCTGCAAACCGCCTTCAAGGACCGCCTGGCCACGCCGCAATGGCAAGCCAAGATGCTGGAAATGGTGCCGTCGTATGGCCAGAAATTGAATGGCGACCCGGCGCTGGCAAACAAGATCCGCCACTACAGCAGCGACATCCTGGGCCTGAAGGCGTTTACGCTGGACGTTCCCGCCGCAGCACCGGCACCAGCGGTCGCCGCAGCAAACTAA
- a CDS encoding sigma-70 family RNA polymerase sigma factor produces MAAADFAQQQELHALYSSHHGWLQGWLRHKLGNAGEAADLAQDTFVSVLTSGAAPQIREARPFLATIARRLVAHRYRRQVLEDAYLAALACLPPAVAPAPEERLLALEALQEIDAALDGLPLPVRTAFLLAQLEGLSYAEIAERLNVSASSVKQYLTRANRHVFFALPS; encoded by the coding sequence ATGGCGGCCGCCGATTTTGCCCAGCAACAGGAACTGCACGCGCTCTACAGCAGCCATCACGGCTGGCTGCAGGGCTGGCTGCGCCATAAGCTGGGCAATGCGGGCGAGGCGGCCGACCTGGCGCAGGATACCTTTGTCAGCGTATTGACCAGCGGCGCGGCGCCGCAGATCCGCGAGGCGCGGCCGTTCCTGGCCACCATCGCGCGCCGCCTGGTGGCGCACCGCTACCGGCGCCAGGTGCTGGAAGACGCCTACCTGGCGGCGCTGGCCTGTTTGCCGCCGGCCGTGGCGCCCGCGCCCGAAGAGCGGCTGCTGGCGCTGGAAGCCCTGCAGGAAATCGATGCGGCCCTCGACGGCTTGCCGCTGCCGGTGCGCACTGCGTTCCTGCTGGCCCAGCTCGAAGGCCTGAGCTACGCCGAGATCGCCGAACGCCTCAATGTATCGGCCAGCTCGGTGAAACAGTATCTGACGCGCGCCAACCGGCACGTGTTTTTTGCGCTGCCGTCGTGA
- a CDS encoding lytic transglycosylase domain-containing protein has translation MKTAGALALAACLACAPLAQAGNQKEEALADSVRLALSHAIRDERPPQPTFSNPEQLQRYRQWLAQMSQRLQRKLPDAQLRTEFLETVWYESRRAGLEPALVLGLIQVESAYRKYAVSLAGARGYMQVMPFWTGVIGDHDRSKLFHMQTNLRYGCAILRMYLDMEKGDLYLALGRYNGSRGRPEYPNAVRAAWVQWELR, from the coding sequence CTGAAAACGGCCGGCGCGCTCGCGCTGGCCGCCTGCCTGGCCTGCGCCCCGCTTGCGCAGGCCGGCAACCAGAAGGAAGAGGCGCTGGCCGACTCGGTCCGCCTGGCGCTGTCGCACGCGATCCGCGACGAGCGTCCGCCGCAACCCACGTTTTCCAATCCCGAACAGTTACAGCGCTACCGGCAATGGCTGGCGCAGATGTCGCAGCGCCTGCAGCGCAAACTGCCGGACGCCCAGCTGCGCACGGAATTTTTGGAAACCGTCTGGTACGAGTCGCGCCGCGCGGGCCTGGAGCCGGCGCTGGTGCTGGGCCTGATCCAGGTGGAGTCAGCCTACCGCAAGTACGCGGTGTCCCTGGCCGGCGCGCGCGGCTACATGCAGGTCATGCCCTTCTGGACCGGCGTGATCGGCGACCATGACCGCAGCAAGCTGTTTCACATGCAGACCAATCTGCGCTACGGCTGCGCGATTTTGCGCATGTACCTGGACATGGAAAAGGGCGATTTGTATCTGGCGCTGGGGCGGTATAACGGCAGCCGCGGGCGGCCCGAGTATCCGAATGCGGTGCGGGCGGCGTGGGTGCAGTGGGAGCTCAGATAG
- a CDS encoding DUF1203 domain-containing protein has protein sequence MHFRISGLSPLPFQHLYGLPEAELKQLGVIRYLVDAKPGFPDRITMEDAEPGQTVLLLNHVCQSADTPYRASHAIFIREGATQAYDAIDQVPDSLRIRLLSLRAYDDQGMMLDADVVEGMAIEAVIARLFDDPAVRYLHVHNARRGCYAGRIDRA, from the coding sequence ATGCATTTCCGCATCTCCGGCCTGTCGCCGCTGCCATTTCAACACTTGTATGGCCTGCCCGAGGCCGAACTGAAACAACTGGGTGTCATACGGTATCTGGTCGATGCAAAGCCTGGCTTTCCCGACCGTATCACCATGGAGGATGCCGAGCCGGGGCAGACGGTACTGCTGCTCAATCACGTCTGCCAGAGCGCCGACACGCCCTACCGCGCCTCGCACGCGATTTTTATCCGCGAAGGGGCGACGCAGGCCTACGATGCCATCGACCAGGTGCCGGACTCGCTGCGCATCCGCCTGCTGTCGCTGCGCGCCTATGATGACCAGGGCATGATGCTCGACGCCGATGTGGTGGAGGGAATGGCCATCGAAGCCGTGATAGCACGGCTGTTTGACGATCCGGCTGTGCGCTATCTCCACGTGCATAACGCCAGGCGCGGTTGCTACGCGGGCCGCATCGACCGGGCATGA
- a CDS encoding SDR family oxidoreductase: MSIIVITGGSRGIGASTALQCASKGMGVVITYNNHAAGADAVVRQIVAAGGKAVALALDVSDIASFAGFRDQLATALHATWGRGSFDGLVNNAGYGNFNAIEAVTEAEFDGLLNVHLKGPFFLTQALLPLLADGGQIVNMTSATTRVATPGAAPYAAFKGGLEVLTRYMAKEFGARGIRANAISPGAIRTDMTSGAFDQSPEFVTMLAGQTALGRIGAADDVGKVIASLLLEDNGWVNAQTIEVGGGYNI; encoded by the coding sequence ATGAGTATTATCGTTATCACCGGCGGCAGCCGCGGCATCGGCGCCAGCACCGCACTGCAGTGCGCCAGCAAGGGCATGGGCGTGGTCATCACCTATAACAACCATGCGGCCGGCGCCGACGCCGTGGTGCGGCAGATTGTCGCGGCGGGCGGCAAGGCCGTGGCGCTGGCGCTGGACGTCAGCGATATCGCGTCGTTCGCCGGCTTTCGCGACCAGCTGGCTACCGCACTGCACGCGACCTGGGGCCGCGGCAGCTTCGATGGTCTGGTCAACAATGCCGGTTATGGCAACTTCAACGCCATCGAAGCCGTCACCGAAGCCGAATTCGACGGCCTGCTGAACGTGCATTTGAAAGGACCGTTCTTCCTGACCCAGGCCTTGCTGCCGCTGCTGGCCGACGGCGGCCAGATCGTCAACATGACCAGCGCCACCACGCGCGTGGCCACGCCCGGCGCGGCGCCGTATGCGGCCTTCAAGGGTGGCCTGGAAGTGCTGACGCGGTATATGGCGAAGGAATTCGGTGCGCGCGGCATCCGCGCCAACGCCATTTCGCCGGGCGCGATCCGCACCGACATGACCAGTGGGGCGTTTGACCAGAGCCCGGAATTTGTCACCATGCTGGCCGGCCAGACGGCGCTGGGCCGGATCGGCGCGGCCGACGACGTGGGCAAGGTGATCGCCAGCCTGTTATTGGAGGACAATGGCTGGGTCAATGCCCAGACCATCGAAGTCGGTGGCGGTTACAACATCTAG
- a CDS encoding SWIB/MDM2 domain-containing protein — translation MATAKKTPVAAPAKAAAAKPAAAKKAAPAAKAAPAAKPAAKPAAKPAAAKKAAAPATPRKPNAAFMKEMTPSTELAAVVGAAPLPRTEVTKKVWDYIKKLDLQDPANRRMINADDKLKAVFGGKAQVSMFEMTKLISDHLK, via the coding sequence ATGGCAACAGCCAAAAAAACCCCAGTAGCAGCGCCAGCCAAGGCAGCAGCAGCCAAACCTGCAGCCGCCAAGAAAGCAGCACCCGCAGCCAAAGCCGCACCAGCGGCAAAACCCGCAGCCAAGCCGGCTGCGAAACCGGCAGCGGCGAAGAAAGCGGCAGCACCGGCAACACCACGCAAGCCAAACGCAGCCTTCATGAAAGAAATGACGCCGTCCACCGAACTGGCAGCCGTCGTTGGCGCAGCACCTTTGCCGCGCACTGAAGTGACCAAGAAGGTCTGGGATTACATCAAAAAACTCGACCTGCAAGATCCGGCCAACCGCCGCATGATCAATGCCGACGACAAACTGAAAGCCGTTTTTGGCGGCAAGGCCCAAGTCTCCATGTTTGAAATGACGAAGCTCATCTCCGATCATTTGAAATAA